The Rubripirellula reticaptiva DNA window CATCGTTGTTCGGGCGAGTTTCAATCGACCTTGATGTGGACGAAGCCAATTTGCTGCCGACCGATGAGCTGGTTCGTCGCTCGACCGACGACAATGATGCCGTGCGTCATTTGACTGAATTGGTATTTCAGTACGGTCGCTATCTGATGATCGCCGGTTCGCGTCCGGGGACTCAACCTTTGAATCTGCAGGGAATCTGGAACAACGAACTCGATCCGCCTTGGGCGAGCAAGTACACGATCAACATCAATACCGAAATGAACTACTGGGTCGCGGAAGTTGGCAACCTGAGCGAATGTCACGAACCGCTACTTCGCATGGTTGCCGAGTTGCAAACACCGGGGCGGGCAACGGCTCAAACGCACTATCGCGCCGGTGGTTGGATAGTGCATCACAATACCGACCTTTGGCGTGGCACGGCTCCGGTGGACGGTGCTCAGTGGGGAATGTGGCCGATGGGTGGTGCGTGGTTGTGCCAACATCTTTGGGAACACTACCGATTTACTGGCGATACCGAACACTTGCAAAAGTCTTACCCGATTCTCAAAGGCGCCGCTGAGTTCTTCATGGATGCTCTGGTCGAGAACTCGGAAGGTTGCCTGATCACGTCACCATCGCTGTCACCCGAACACAGTCACGGCGGCGGCACGAAAGATGGCCAAAGCGTTGGTCGTTCTGGGATCTCGCTTTGCGCGGGTCCTACGATCGATCTGCAAATCCTCCGTGATCTGTTCGCCAATTGCATCGCCGCATCTGAAACTCTGGATATCGATTCAGAGTTCCGTTCGCAGTTGATTCAGACACGGGCACGTCTCGCACCGATGCAGATTGGGCAACATGGCCAGCTTCAGGAATGGTCGGTCGATTGGGACAACCCCGAGGATCAACACAGTCACGTTTCGCACATGTATGGACTGTTTCCGAGCAGCCAGATCAATCCACGCGACACGCCTGAGCTGTTTGATGCGGCGCGGACCTCCATGATCCATCGAGGGTACTCGGGCGGTTGGTCCGGTGCTTGGCGAGTCGCGTTGTGGGCGAGACTGGGCGATGGTGAGCGGGCACTGACAGCGCTGACTCAGCATGTGATGCCGCGACTGGGCGCAAATTTGTTTAACGGCGGAGAAAAGTTTCAAATCGACGCCAACTTTGGCGCGACGGCCGGCATCTCGGAAATGCTCCTGCAGAGCCAGCTTGACGAAATTCACCTGCTGCCGGCGCTACCGCAGGCATGGGAAAGCGGGACCGTGAACGGACTGCGGGCACGTGGCGGTTTTGAAGTCGACATTGCGTGGAAGAACGGCCAGTTGACCGAAGCAAAAATTCGTTCACTCGGTGGTAAACCGTTGACGGTTCGTTACGGCGACCAAACCCGTAGAATGGATCTGTCCAAAGGCCAGACAACCATTTTCAAACCGGTTAGCAATCAATAGCTAGAAACACAACTTGTCACTCTTACTCATTGCATCGAGGCAGAAATGAAACGTCGCGAATTCTTAGACAAAGCTGCCCGAGGCACTGGTGCTGCCGCATTGGCCGTCAGTTCGGTGGACCTGTGGGGGCAAGAATCGGCAGTGCAGTCGTCTGCCGGTGATCCAGGGTTGACGGTGCCCTCGTACTTGACGGACGTCGCGGATCTCTACCAGCAGGATCCTCGCAAAGCAGCGATCAAGTGGTTTCAAGACGCCAAGTTCGGACTATTCATTCACTATGGGCTTTACTCGTTGCTAGGCCGTGGCGAGTGGGTGCAAATCAAGGAAAAGATTCGCGTCGCAGAATACGAAAAATTGGCTAGCCGTTTTACAGCGGAAAAATTCGATGCCGACTTCATCACAGACATGACGCTCGAATCTGGGATGAAGTACATCAACATCACAACGCGTCATCACGATAGCTTTTGTCTGTTCGATTCGAAGTACACGGACTTCAAGAGTACGAACACGCCTGCAAAGCGAGACTTGGTTGGCGAACTTGCCGAGCAATGCAGTGCCAAGGGGCTGGGTTTCTACTTGTACTATTCCCATGGCCGCGATTGGCGGCATCCGCACGCGCCCAACAATTGGGGTTGGGGTGGCTCGGCTCGACCAAAATACGATCCTCCGGAGACGTTCTATACAGAAGGCCCCGAACACGATCTGCAGATTTACGTTGAGTTCATGAAAAATCAGGTCACCGAATTGTTGACCAACTACGGTCCTATTGGCGGCATTTGGTTGGACGGCATCGGCGTGCCGCTGTCACGTCGTGGCAAGATGGGCCAGTTCCATACTCAAGAACTGTACGACCACATCCACTCGCTGCAACCTCAAGTACTGGCATCATACAAACAAGGGCTGTTGGGGACCGAGGACTTTAAGGCACCCGAGCGGAACTGGAAGGGCGAGTCCAATGTGCCACTGGAACTATGCGATACGTTACAGCCACACGGTTGGGGTTACACGAAATCCGATGACGGCAAGCACAAGACGCCCGAGCAAGTGATGGCGATGCTGGACAACGCGAAACAGATGAAGGCGAACTTGCTATTGAACACCGGCCCGATGCCCGACGGTTCGATTCATCCCGAAGACGTAAAGACATTGAAACAGGTGGGCAAAAACTTGGCGGCCGGCAAAAAGAAAGTCACCGATAAGTCGTAGGTTGCGAGCCTTTACGCTTAGGACCGAGCCGAGAATTACTGTTGTGGTGGACGGGGCGACGGGGCCAGTATGAGGGACTCAATGCCTCGTCCAATACTTTTAGATCGGACACTTATTTCCCGCTCGGTCCTTAGGTATTTCATGTCGACGGGTCGCGCGACGTGGATTCACGTAGACAGTTTTCAGAGAAGCTATGATGTCGAACCAAGACCCTTTTGACCAGGCGAATCCTTATGCTCCGAGCAGCGGGCCTTCGATGGCGTTGCCAACCGAAGGCAATTTAAACGCGAGCGAATTGAAAAAGGCAGAGGCCATCATCAAGGATGCGAGGCAGTTTTGGTTAGGGATCTTACTCTGTTTTTTGTGTAGCGGTTTTGGGATGGTCATCATTGGTCCGTGGTATCTGACCCGGCTGTTGCAGTGGAACAAGATGTCAAAACAACACCCCTTCCTCATGAATCCAGAAGCACTACCACTCAGCTTGCCCAAACGGTTTCAGTCATCCAAATGGAAACTGATGGCCGGCTTGGGATTTGGATTACTGATGTTCCTGTTGCTTGGCCTACTGTTGGTGGTCAGCTTCGCAGCAGCATCACAAGCTGTCCCCCGTCAATAGAGCAATCAAATGGGGGCGGCAACTGCAGTGAGAATCGCAGTTTATCGAAGCCGCTTTCAAACTATTGGTCGCTTCGTTGATTCAAGATTGAGACAGTGGGCGATCGATTCGAACCAATCTTCATCGCCAAGTGGTTTGTCACGAGAGCAAGCGTTGAACGACGCGAGCCTATTTCAACGTCAAGGTTCCGAAGTTCTCAGTGCTCTCCCATGAATCGTTTTCAGCATGGCTCCACTTCGCAACTGATACGCGATCGCCGCTGCCGTCGTCATTGTTGACTTGAAGTTCCAAACCAAGCTGATCACCGGCATGAAGTGGCGAATCGGTCATGTTGATCGACATCTCGACGAGATAGCCGGATTCTGTCTTCGTGCTCACTGCCTTGACATCTGATTCCGAGAAACCGGTGCCGAGGCCGCTGATCATGCCCTCAAAATTGACTCTGTACTGAGCATCATCCGCTTCGTAGGACGCTGACGCTGCGTGGTTTCGATCCACGAAAAGCTCGATCGAATCATGCGCCCAATCGTCACTGGATTTCGCCGAAAGTTGCGAGTCATTGACCTGCCACAGCACCGAGAGCTGATCCTTGCTCCAGAGCACGCGAACGTCTGCCGTTGACATTTCTACTTTGGATACCTGAGTCAACTCGTCAATCGGCCTGTCGACCTTGATTGGCGTGGCTGTGCTCCAAACTTCGTCGATTTCACCATCAACGACTGGCGTTCCCTTGACGGCAGTTGCCATAACGCCCGTCGCAGCCGCTTTTTCCGTTTCGGTAACCGTTTTCACTTCAGTGCTATCCTCATCGCCCGCATGGGCAGTACATGGAAGAAC harbors:
- a CDS encoding sugar-binding protein — protein: MKTVTETEKAAATGVMATAVKGTPVVDGEIDEVWSTATPIKVDRPIDELTQVSKVEMSTADVRVLWSKDQLSVLWQVNDSQLSAKSSDDWAHDSIELFVDRNHAASASYEADDAQYRVNFEGMISGLGTGFSESDVKAVSTKTESGYLVEMSINMTDSPLHAGDQLGLELQVNNDDGSGDRVSVAKWSHAENDSWESTENFGTLTLK
- a CDS encoding alpha-L-fucosidase, yielding MKRREFLDKAARGTGAAALAVSSVDLWGQESAVQSSAGDPGLTVPSYLTDVADLYQQDPRKAAIKWFQDAKFGLFIHYGLYSLLGRGEWVQIKEKIRVAEYEKLASRFTAEKFDADFITDMTLESGMKYINITTRHHDSFCLFDSKYTDFKSTNTPAKRDLVGELAEQCSAKGLGFYLYYSHGRDWRHPHAPNNWGWGGSARPKYDPPETFYTEGPEHDLQIYVEFMKNQVTELLTNYGPIGGIWLDGIGVPLSRRGKMGQFHTQELYDHIHSLQPQVLASYKQGLLGTEDFKAPERNWKGESNVPLELCDTLQPHGWGYTKSDDGKHKTPEQVMAMLDNAKQMKANLLLNTGPMPDGSIHPEDVKTLKQVGKNLAAGKKKVTDKS
- a CDS encoding glycoside hydrolase family 95 protein, translating into MFRSNLFFLVSCLLTLPLQADTKSDSSYTNEIWFRQPATEWTEALPIGNGRLGAMVFGGIDQERLQLNEDTLWSGGPQCYDNPDAYQHLATVRDLLQRDEYAEAEAIAQQMLGRPKYQAAYQPLGDLFLDFDHGDSNDQSPSDYRRELNLDNAISTVSYQVGAARFTRTVFASHPDEAIVMHLDCDQPGRIAFDLFMDSSHVFQSETPSNDTLLLTGQVAPRGESKLSGSRSLIAPWDGPGLKFAALVKVKADGGTVVSRGGKITVRDADTVTICYSAATSYVNFQDTSCDPQEKVDGYLSGVEGKTFDQLHQRHVDDYSSLFGRVSIDLDVDEANLLPTDELVRRSTDDNDAVRHLTELVFQYGRYLMIAGSRPGTQPLNLQGIWNNELDPPWASKYTININTEMNYWVAEVGNLSECHEPLLRMVAELQTPGRATAQTHYRAGGWIVHHNTDLWRGTAPVDGAQWGMWPMGGAWLCQHLWEHYRFTGDTEHLQKSYPILKGAAEFFMDALVENSEGCLITSPSLSPEHSHGGGTKDGQSVGRSGISLCAGPTIDLQILRDLFANCIAASETLDIDSEFRSQLIQTRARLAPMQIGQHGQLQEWSVDWDNPEDQHSHVSHMYGLFPSSQINPRDTPELFDAARTSMIHRGYSGGWSGAWRVALWARLGDGERALTALTQHVMPRLGANLFNGGEKFQIDANFGATAGISEMLLQSQLDEIHLLPALPQAWESGTVNGLRARGGFEVDIAWKNGQLTEAKIRSLGGKPLTVRYGDQTRRMDLSKGQTTIFKPVSNQ